Proteins encoded together in one Anaerotignum propionicum DSM 1682 window:
- a CDS encoding Lon protease family protein has protein sequence MAQELEYTQLKNGCFPEDFSFRTTGEISPLEGIIGQERAVRAFDFGLMVKMKGYNIYMSGPSGTGKTTYAKASTEKLAATEPVPRDWCYVYNFQNPRNPLALRFEKGMGKQFKEDMSELVQLLKTEIQKVFRAEEYEKQKSNLMRTFDEKRSSLMEDMSKMAAEFDFQIKTTNSGIYFMPVVNGNAIGEEEYDALDEDIKNEIEKNSQVVQEKAGAIMRDIRELDKASKKELEQLEYQVGMFAIGHHISGIQEKYQDCKRVIEYINEVREDVLENLGQFYEDEEDSDEGISSLLPMLGKKPAEDVTLKYKVNLIVDHSKSEGAPVVVSFNPTYSNLMGEVEYDSEFGNLTTDFMKIKGGLLHKANGGYFIVQAQDILSMPQAWEALRRVIKTKEINMDSSRDQLGTTVAPTLKPEPIPADIKVIMIGSNYYYELLSEYDEEFDKFFKIKADFDYEMPRNRENMWKLAGFIKRFVEQEKTMEFDASAVCAILEYSSRLVERQNKLSTRFNQLAEILCEAVTWAKMENAQVVTAAHIKKTIYEKEQRMKLYEEKLGEMLDEHVIMIDTEGRVIGQINGLAVLDMGSYAFGNPSRITATTYVGKSGLINIEKEARLSGQTHDKGVQIINGFLGQTYAQEFPLSLSCRICFEQNYNGIDGDSASSTELYCILSSLSEVPIRQDLAVTGSVNQKGEIQAIGGVTHKIEGFYDLCKKRGLTGTQGVIIPASNIKDLVLKDEVVESVKNGEFHIYPISQIGEGIALLMGMPAGEKDAEGNYPENSIHGLVMKKLKKFDILARKKV, from the coding sequence ATGGCGCAAGAATTAGAGTATACACAGCTGAAAAATGGCTGTTTTCCAGAAGATTTTTCCTTTCGCACAACAGGCGAAATTTCTCCATTGGAAGGAATTATCGGGCAGGAGCGTGCAGTAAGGGCGTTTGACTTTGGTTTGATGGTGAAAATGAAGGGATATAACATTTATATGTCGGGGCCTTCAGGTACAGGGAAAACCACCTATGCCAAAGCCAGTACGGAAAAGTTGGCGGCAACTGAGCCTGTCCCCAGAGATTGGTGTTATGTTTATAATTTTCAAAATCCAAGAAATCCTTTGGCTCTTCGGTTTGAAAAGGGCATGGGGAAGCAATTTAAAGAAGACATGAGCGAACTTGTTCAGCTTCTGAAAACAGAAATACAGAAGGTATTTCGCGCAGAGGAATATGAGAAGCAAAAAAGCAATTTGATGCGTACTTTTGATGAAAAAAGAAGCAGTTTGATGGAAGATATGAGCAAAATGGCTGCTGAATTTGACTTCCAGATAAAAACCACCAACTCCGGCATTTATTTTATGCCTGTTGTAAACGGGAATGCCATTGGTGAAGAGGAATATGATGCTTTAGACGAAGATATTAAAAATGAAATTGAAAAAAATTCGCAGGTTGTTCAGGAAAAAGCCGGAGCGATCATGCGTGACATAAGAGAGCTGGATAAGGCCTCTAAAAAAGAATTGGAACAGCTTGAATATCAAGTGGGTATGTTTGCCATTGGACACCATATCAGTGGGATTCAGGAGAAATATCAGGATTGTAAACGGGTAATCGAGTATATCAACGAGGTACGCGAAGATGTTTTAGAAAACCTGGGACAGTTTTATGAGGATGAAGAAGACAGTGATGAAGGAATTTCCTCTTTATTGCCCATGCTTGGGAAAAAACCCGCTGAAGATGTTACACTGAAATACAAGGTGAACTTAATTGTAGATCATTCCAAGAGCGAAGGTGCTCCTGTGGTGGTATCCTTTAACCCCACCTATTCCAACTTAATGGGAGAAGTGGAGTATGACAGTGAGTTCGGCAATTTAACCACGGATTTTATGAAAATCAAAGGAGGCTTGCTCCATAAAGCCAACGGGGGATATTTCATTGTGCAGGCACAGGATATTCTTTCTATGCCCCAAGCTTGGGAGGCACTGCGTCGGGTGATAAAAACCAAGGAAATTAACATGGACAGCAGCAGAGACCAATTGGGGACTACGGTGGCACCTACATTAAAACCGGAACCCATTCCTGCGGATATTAAGGTAATTATGATTGGCAGCAACTACTACTATGAGCTGTTAAGCGAATATGACGAGGAGTTTGATAAGTTTTTCAAGATTAAGGCTGATTTTGATTATGAGATGCCTAGGAATCGTGAAAATATGTGGAAATTAGCAGGATTCATTAAACGATTTGTGGAGCAGGAAAAGACCATGGAGTTTGATGCAAGCGCAGTTTGTGCCATTTTGGAATATTCATCAAGGCTGGTTGAGAGACAAAATAAGTTGTCTACACGCTTTAATCAGCTTGCGGAAATTCTTTGTGAGGCGGTAACTTGGGCAAAAATGGAGAATGCCCAGGTGGTTACTGCGGCTCATATTAAGAAGACGATCTATGAGAAAGAGCAAAGAATGAAGCTTTATGAAGAAAAGCTTGGTGAAATGCTGGATGAACATGTTATCATGATTGATACTGAGGGGCGTGTTATTGGGCAGATTAACGGTTTAGCTGTATTGGATATGGGAAGTTATGCTTTTGGCAACCCGAGCCGTATTACAGCAACCACTTATGTGGGAAAATCCGGGCTTATTAATATTGAAAAAGAAGCGCGATTGAGTGGTCAGACTCATGACAAAGGGGTTCAAATTATTAACGGATTTTTAGGGCAGACTTATGCACAGGAATTTCCATTATCTCTTTCTTGTAGAATTTGCTTTGAGCAAAACTATAATGGGATTGATGGGGACAGTGCTTCCAGTACAGAGCTTTACTGCATCCTCTCTTCTCTTTCCGAGGTACCCATTCGCCAGGATTTGGCGGTTACAGGGTCCGTAAATCAGAAAGGGGAAATTCAGGCCATTGGCGGTGTTACCCACAAAATTGAGGGCTTTTATGACCTTTGTAAAAAGCGTGGCTTAACAGGAACCCAAGGGGTTATAATTCCTGCATCCAACATTAAGGATTTGGTGTTGAAGGATGAGGTTGTGGAATCTGTGAAAAACGGTGAATTCCACATTTATCCCATCAGCCAGATTGGAGAAGGCATTGCCCTTTTGATGGGAATGCCGGCAGGAGAGAAGGACGCTGAGGGAAATTACCCTGAAAACAGCATTCATGGTTTGGTAATGAAGAAATTAAAAAAATTTGATATTTTGGCACGTAAAAAAGTATAA
- the rimI gene encoding ribosomal protein S18-alanine N-acetyltransferase yields the protein MIKVVPMQEEHIDGVLAVEEASFSVPWSRKDFEREIKENKMAIYFVAMDGDKIVGYAGMWHVVTEGHITNVAVLHEYRRQGIGELLMQNMELVAKEREMIGITLEVRINNEPAQRLYHKYGFRPEGIRKNYYSDTHEDAVIMWKYYPVFEGYEEHCKKG from the coding sequence ATGATTAAAGTTGTACCAATGCAGGAGGAGCATATTGACGGAGTTCTGGCGGTAGAGGAAGCTTCTTTTTCGGTACCTTGGAGCAGAAAGGATTTCGAGCGAGAAATCAAGGAAAACAAAATGGCGATTTATTTCGTTGCCATGGATGGAGATAAGATTGTTGGTTACGCAGGCATGTGGCACGTAGTTACAGAAGGGCATATTACCAATGTGGCGGTTTTGCACGAATATCGCAGGCAAGGCATTGGTGAGCTTCTCATGCAAAACATGGAACTGGTGGCGAAAGAAAGAGAAATGATTGGAATTACTTTGGAGGTTCGTATCAATAACGAGCCGGCACAGAGATTGTATCATAAATATGGTTTTCGGCCGGAAGGGATTCGGAAAAATTATTACTCAGATACCCATGAGGATGCCGTAATTATGTGGAAATATTATCCTGTTTTTGAGGGCTATGAGGAACATTGCAAGAAAGGATAA
- the tsaB gene encoding tRNA (adenosine(37)-N6)-threonylcarbamoyltransferase complex dimerization subunit type 1 TsaB, producing MKILAIDTTGQTASAAIVEEDKLIAEFTLNYKLTHSQTIMPMIAEICEKTETKADEADYIACASGPGSFTGLRIGAATAKGLALALGKELVPVPTLDALAYNVFETDKIICPIMDARRSQVYTAFYRWINGKLSRLTEMMAISIDEVIQMARDYEQKVIFLGDGVPVHQKNLSLFPDFIFAPAHCSLQRAASVASLAMELVKEGGAVEGSTFDLIYLRKSQAEREREERLQGEGKQND from the coding sequence ATGAAGATTTTAGCCATTGATACAACAGGGCAAACAGCCAGTGCTGCTATTGTGGAGGAGGACAAGCTGATTGCGGAGTTTACCTTAAATTATAAATTAACACATAGTCAGACAATTATGCCGATGATTGCTGAAATTTGTGAAAAAACGGAAACAAAGGCAGATGAAGCCGACTATATTGCCTGTGCCAGCGGGCCGGGATCTTTTACCGGTCTGCGCATTGGTGCTGCTACAGCAAAAGGGTTGGCCTTAGCCCTTGGGAAGGAGCTCGTTCCCGTTCCCACATTGGATGCTCTGGCATATAATGTGTTTGAAACAGATAAAATAATTTGTCCGATTATGGATGCTAGACGTAGTCAGGTTTATACAGCTTTTTACCGTTGGATCAACGGAAAATTAAGCCGTTTGACGGAAATGATGGCAATCAGCATTGATGAAGTAATACAAATGGCAAGGGACTATGAACAAAAGGTTATATTTTTAGGAGACGGAGTGCCGGTTCATCAAAAAAATTTATCTCTTTTCCCTGATTTTATTTTTGCTCCTGCTCACTGCTCTTTGCAAAGGGCAGCCTCTGTGGCATCATTGGCCATGGAACTTGTAAAAGAAGGTGGGGCGGTGGAAGGCAGTACTTTTGATTTAATTTATTTAAGAAAGTCTCAGGCAGAACGAGAGCGGGAAGAACGCCTGCAAGGAGAGGGGAAACAGAATGATTAA